The Candidatus Neptunochlamydia vexilliferae genome segment ATGCGAACATGTGCCATTTATGATGCTGCAGCTGAATCGATCGGTTTTGACGAGATACGTGTTCGGTATCGGCAAGAGCGGCGTGCTGTTATTCGGGAGATTATTCTTAAGGGTCTCACTGGAATACAAATGAAAGAGTATATTTCTCTTGAAGGAGCTCGGCTCATTCAAGAAAAAGATCGAGCAGCCTTTATCGAAGATGTCCTTGAAGATCTTAAGCTCATAGATCGAACTCGGATTGCAGGATTAGGGATTACTCCAGAGCAGCTAGAGGGCTGGCTTGCAAAAGATCACTTATGATAACCGGTTCCTTTTTCGATTTGGACCGCGCGGTAGATCTGCTCGAGGAGGATGAGGCGGGCAAATTGGTGGGTGAAGGTAAGGGGCGACAAAGAGATGGTGTGGCTTGCTTTAGCAAGAACCTTGGGAGCTAGCCCGTCGGGGCCTCCAATGATAAAGGTAAGGCGAGAACCTCCTCGTTCCCACGCCTGATAGAGAAATT includes the following:
- a CDS encoding 23S rRNA (pseudouridine(1915)-N(3))-methyltransferase RlmH, whose translation is MLKIKIISPGKTKEAWLDAALAEYEKRLTGTVAIEWELKEALPKEPYICLDPGGQTFTSPAFSKFLYQAWERGGSRLTFIIGGPDGLAPKVLAKASHTISLSPLTFTHQFARLILLEQIYRAVQIEKGTGYHK